The Haloprofundus salinisoli genome includes a region encoding these proteins:
- a CDS encoding aromatic ring-hydroxylating oxygenase subunit alpha — MTQWNDSQTQEVSADITDRSNALPAKYFTDPEVFEMEKEKVFSQYWIYAGHANSISEPGQFFTRNVGNRQLIIVRGHDGEIKAFDNVCAHRGSKMVEDTPMTKPEEANRIRCPYHLWTYDLEGKLQSTPKSFEEASLNPDLDDEDVQEFDCTENGLNDVHVDSIGPLVFVNLADDPMPLSEQAGVMKDRLEALPLGEYEHACRIVSEVECNWKVFASNYSECDHCQANHQDWIKGISLDESELEVNDYHWVLHYTHEEDVEDEMRIHDEHEAQFHYLWPNFTVNMYGTADGYGTYIIDPIDTDRFQLIADYYFRDSDLSEEEREFIRTSRQLQEEDFELVERQWDGLKTGALAQAQLGPNEHTVHKFHRLAQDAYDS, encoded by the coding sequence ATGACACAGTGGAACGACTCACAAACTCAGGAAGTGAGTGCTGACATCACGGATAGATCGAACGCACTACCTGCGAAATACTTCACCGACCCCGAAGTTTTCGAGATGGAGAAGGAGAAGGTGTTCAGCCAGTACTGGATCTACGCAGGTCACGCAAATAGCATCTCCGAGCCAGGACAGTTCTTCACTAGGAATGTCGGCAACCGCCAACTGATTATCGTCCGAGGCCACGACGGTGAGATCAAAGCATTCGACAACGTCTGCGCTCACCGGGGGTCGAAGATGGTGGAAGATACGCCAATGACCAAGCCGGAGGAGGCGAATCGAATCCGGTGTCCGTACCACCTTTGGACCTACGACCTGGAGGGCAAACTCCAGAGTACCCCTAAGAGCTTCGAGGAGGCGAGCCTGAATCCAGACCTTGACGATGAAGACGTACAAGAGTTCGATTGTACGGAGAACGGATTGAACGACGTCCACGTGGACAGCATCGGACCGCTCGTCTTCGTGAATCTGGCCGACGACCCGATGCCGTTGTCCGAACAGGCCGGCGTGATGAAAGACCGACTGGAGGCGCTTCCGCTCGGCGAGTACGAACACGCTTGTCGCATCGTCTCGGAGGTCGAGTGTAATTGGAAGGTGTTTGCAAGCAACTACTCCGAGTGCGACCACTGCCAAGCGAACCATCAAGACTGGATCAAAGGCATCTCGTTGGACGAGTCGGAACTTGAAGTCAACGACTACCATTGGGTACTTCACTACACTCACGAAGAGGACGTCGAAGACGAGATGCGTATCCACGACGAGCACGAGGCACAGTTCCACTACCTCTGGCCGAATTTCACAGTGAACATGTACGGCACCGCTGACGGCTACGGTACTTACATCATCGACCCCATCGATACTGACCGCTTCCAGCTTATCGCTGATTACTACTTCCGCGACAGCGACCTCTCCGAAGAGGAACGTGAGTTCATCCGGACGAGTCGCCAACTCCAAGAAGAGGACTTCGAACTGGTCGAGCGGCAGTGGGATGGGTTGAAGACGGGTGCGCTCGCGCAAGCGCAGCTCGGCCCTAACGAACATACCGTCCACAAATTCCATCGCCTCGCACAGGACGCTTACGACTCGTAA